In Pirellula sp. SH-Sr6A, the DNA window GTTTGGTGGGCTGGCTCTTTTGATAGGTATCCGCCAGCTTGTCGCGCGTCGTTTCTTGGAGTTGATTCACTTCGCGGGCAAAAACGTCCAAGTCCGACATCCAGACGTCGTACACATCCCAAGTGATTTCGTATTTGCCCATCCAAAATGGAGAGATTTCTACCTCGTGAACCGGACCTTCGTCCGCGCGGCGGCCAGGCTCCGTTTCGGGGCTCCCCATTTGGAATTTGCCCCCTGGAATAGGGAGCAATTCGAGCGACGCATTGGTGTGCTCAATCAACTCCTTATACGGCTTCATGCTCGCCGCATCGGTCGCTTGCGCATCCTTCACCGGCAGAACCTTGCCCGGTTCCTCCGCCCATGCGATGGCCGTCAACAAAACTCCGAACGACCCAACCCAGAAAAGCTTCTTCATTCCTTCAACTCATCGATAGTGAAATCGTTGCACCGAAGCAGGCTATCCCACTCCGGTGCAACGCCATGTCCAGAAAGACTACTTCAAGGGGAGGATTTCCACATTCTTGAATTGAACTTCATCCGAGTGCCCCGCGAATCCAACGTGACCACTGGTGCGGTCCTTGCCTGGGTGAGGGGTGTTGGCCATGAACTCGGAGACTTGGCTCAAATCCGTGTCCAAGATCGTCGTGCCGTTCAACTCGACCGTCACCTTGGATCCCGCGACGCGAACCGTTTGGTGGTTCCACTGGCCGGTAGGTCGCAAGTAACCGCGTTTTGCCGCGACCATTCCATAGGCGCTTCCGTGGGCTTGGCGAGGATCGATTGACTTGTAGTTGGCGTGGCCATCATCGAGAACTTGCAATTCACACATGCCGATGTACGCGCCGTCCGCGTTGTTCTTGTACTTTTCAGCGCGCTCTTCCTTGGTCGGGTATCGCATGGCCAAACCGTTGTTTCCGGCGGGTGGCAGTTTGAAATCGACTCGGAAGACGTAATCGCTGTAGACCTTCTCCGAATGGAGCACACCACCTTTGCCCTTCAAGCATTGGATCGCCCCATCGACGACCGTGTAATTGTCCTTCGCACCGGCCCATCCGGTAAGATCCTTGCCGTTGAACAAGCTCTCGAACTTGGCATTCTCCATCGCAGCCACTTCGTCCTGAACCAGAAGCTTGTTAGCCGCATCGGCGTCGTGAGTGGTGAGCTTCAGATTTCGGAAGCGAATCTCCGCGCCGTGGGTCTGAAGCTGAATCGGTCCCGACTTGGGCAAAGGCTCTCCCTTGGCAAAGTAGTTATGGAGCCGAGCATGTTGGACTACGGTCTGATCGTTTAACCACACCGTGCATCGTTCACCGATGAGACGAATCTTCATCTTGTTCCACTGACCAGCAGGCTTGTCAGCGCGAACGACGGGATCTTTGCCAGGCCATCCCGCAGGGTTATTCCACAATCCTCCGCTTCCTTTTTCGGCACCATGCACCTTGCTGGCTTCCGAGGTGGGGTCCCAAATCTGAACTTGAGGAATCCCCCTCAAGTAAATGCCGGAATCGCAGTTGGCGACAATCTTGTACTCGAATTCGAAGTCGAAGTCTGCGTAGTCGTCGTTGGTCGTGAGGTATGCACCCTTTCCATCATTGACGATTTCGTTCCCATCGATTTTCCAGTGGGTATCGATCTCCTTGTTCCACTTCATCTTCTCCGCGTCGGGCTTGGTGGCGTATACCTTCGGATCGATCGTCGACCGGCCATGCCAATTGCTGAAGTCCTTTCCGTTGAAGAGCTGGACGTCTTCAGCCCAAGCCATCGAAGAGGAAAGCATTGCTGCGCCGGCAATCAGCGCACCCATTTTGCGGGCCATTCGATTTCTAAATCGTCTCATCATTATTCGTGGGTAGGGGTTGGGGTGGGGTGAGAAAGGGAATAATCGGCAGGCGCACTGGACGACAAGCGCGTTTCGCTCGAACAACTCGAGCTGGAGGCGGGATCGCATCCGCACGAGTCGGGATCGACCCAATCGGACGGATGGAAGTTCTTGGAGTACACTCCATAATCGTGAAAGGCGAACCATTTTGCCAGTCGATAAGCCCAGGATCGCTCAGGAATTTCCATTCCCGGAACGTATTGGCTCCGCCTAGGAGTGATTTTAGCAATTTCCTCGAGCGCTGTTTGCCTTTGCGTGGTGTCTTTTGCGCCATGTTTTTCCACGAGGGACAAAAGCAAGTCCGGGCGTTCCAAAACCACGCAACCTCGCGTGTTCTGGGCCACCGTCTCCCGGAAATCCCTCAAAAACTCGCTCTTCTGGAAGACCTCTCGCAGCGGCCGCTCATCGTGGATCGACTCGGTCGCCAACTGGATGATCGGGCATGGCTCAATCGAACCGCTCGGTCCGATATGGTGTGTGAACCCCGTCACGGCCGGGCAAAGCGCTCGCCCTTCTCCATCGTGATACGCATCGATGACGATGATCGGCTTGCGAACGCGTGTCGAAACCACAAACTCACGAACCCGTCGCAGCCCTTCTGTGTCGAGCGCTAGTTCGGGAGAACTCTCCGGCCCCACCACGCGATAGACGTGAAACCAACAGTACATCACTCCCATTTCAATCAAACGATCGACCCATCGATCGTTCAGCAAATCATCGATGTTGGTTTTGCACACACTGGTGCACACACCTGTCATAACTTTGTTGTTCAAGCAATTCTGCAGGCCCTCCATCGTCTTGCTATAAACCCCCGACCTGCCTCGGCGCTGATCGCTGACAATCTCCGACCCTTCCACGGAAATCAAGGGAGTGACATTGCCTAGCTCCCGAAGCCGCTTGGCGACCTCATCGGTGATGAAGTGGCCGTTGGTGAAGACTTGGAAATACGCGTCGGGATGGGCCGCAAAAATATCGAGCAGTTCTTTGTGGAGAAAAGGCTCTCC includes these proteins:
- a CDS encoding radical SAM protein, with translation MYLRLAKRMLLETDKRLLWKLAYLAGWRGLWSVVKHKRRLKRGEFFPPFLYLSIINTCNLRCQGCWVDVAGKQTKIELDAMNRTLNEAKAMGNAFFGILGGEPFLHKELLDIFAAHPDAYFQVFTNGHFITDEVAKRLRELGNVTPLISVEGSEIVSDQRRGRSGVYSKTMEGLQNCLNNKVMTGVCTSVCKTNIDDLLNDRWVDRLIEMGVMYCWFHVYRVVGPESSPELALDTEGLRRVREFVVSTRVRKPIIVIDAYHDGEGRALCPAVTGFTHHIGPSGSIEPCPIIQLATESIHDERPLREVFQKSEFLRDFRETVAQNTRGCVVLERPDLLLSLVEKHGAKDTTQRQTALEEIAKITPRRSQYVPGMEIPERSWAYRLAKWFAFHDYGVYSKNFHPSDWVDPDSCGCDPASSSSCSSETRLSSSAPADYSLSHPTPTPTHE
- a CDS encoding DUF1080 domain-containing protein; protein product: MARKMGALIAGAAMLSSSMAWAEDVQLFNGKDFSNWHGRSTIDPKVYATKPDAEKMKWNKEIDTHWKIDGNEIVNDGKGAYLTTNDDYADFDFEFEYKIVANCDSGIYLRGIPQVQIWDPTSEASKVHGAEKGSGGLWNNPAGWPGKDPVVRADKPAGQWNKMKIRLIGERCTVWLNDQTVVQHARLHNYFAKGEPLPKSGPIQLQTHGAEIRFRNLKLTTHDADAANKLLVQDEVAAMENAKFESLFNGKDLTGWAGAKDNYTVVDGAIQCLKGKGGVLHSEKVYSDYVFRVDFKLPPAGNNGLAMRYPTKEERAEKYKNNADGAYIGMCELQVLDDGHANYKSIDPRQAHGSAYGMVAAKRGYLRPTGQWNHQTVRVAGSKVTVELNGTTILDTDLSQVSEFMANTPHPGKDRTSGHVGFAGHSDEVQFKNVEILPLK